In Spodoptera frugiperda isolate SF20-4 chromosome 4, AGI-APGP_CSIRO_Sfru_2.0, whole genome shotgun sequence, a single window of DNA contains:
- the LOC118272792 gene encoding purine nucleoside phosphorylase isoform X1 gives MAPINANDINDAKAFVPAKKVLPEVETDAANGNGNGNSSKGYSYETLLEIANFLLSRISVKPHIGIICGSGMGSYWKEGSLAESITESESISYEDIPNFPVSTVEGHHGKLVFGKISGVPVVAMQGRFHYYEGYPLWKCCLPVRVMKLLGVKTLIATNAAGGLNPAYKIGDVMIVKDHINMMGFAGNNPLHGPNDERFGPRFPPMSKAYNYEYRNIAKEVAKELNIDNIVKEGVYTCLGGPNFETVAELNMLKMVGVDAVGMSTVHEVITARHCDLNVFALSLITNECVTSYDNNDEANHEEVLDVGRMRQDILRLFVNKLVERFALIEAKKP, from the exons ATGGCTCCTATTAACGCGAATGACATAAATGATGCCAAGGCCTTCGTGCCAGCTAAGAAAGTTTTGCCAGAAGTTGAAACAGATGCAGCTAATGGAAATGGAAATGGGAATTCATCGAAAGG ATATTCTTACGAGACTCTACTAGAGATAGCGAATTTCTTGCTGTCTCGCATCTCCGTGAAACCGCACATCGGCATTATTTGCGGCTCTGGGATGGGTTCGTATTGGAAAGAGG GATCTTTGGCTGAAAGTATCACAGAGTCAGAATCTATCTCGTACGAAGACATCCCCAACTTCCCGGTGAGCACAGTGGAGGGTCACCATGGCAAGCTGGTCTTCGGCAAGATCAGTGGAGTGCCTGTCGTGGCCATGCAGGGTCGGTTCCACTACTACGAGGGATACCCACTATGGAAG TGTTGCTTACCAGTCCGTGTGATGAAGCTACTTGGTGTCAAAACATTGATTGCGACAAATGCTGCTGGAGGCTTAAACCCTGCTTACAAGATTGGTGACGTCATGATCGTGAAGGACCACATCAACATGATGGGCTTCGCTGGAAACAACCCTCTGCATGGACCCAACGATGAGAGGTTCGGCCCTCGGTTCCCACCAATGAGCAAAGCCTACAACTACGAATATAGAAATATTGCCAAAGAG GTAGCCAAAGAGTTAAACATTGACAACATAGTGAAAGAGGGTGTGTACACCTGCCTGGGAGGCCCTAACTTCGAGACGGTGGCCGAGTTAAACATGTTGAAGATGGTCGGAGTCGATGCCGTCGGCATGTCTACCGTGCACGAG GTAATAACAGCGAGACACTGTGACTTGAACGTGTTCGCTTTGTCTTTGATCACGAACGAGTGTGTTACAAGCTACGACAACAATGACGAGGCCAACCACGAGGAGGTGCTGGATGTGGGCCGCATGCGACAAGACATCCTTCGCCTGTTCGTTAACAAACTCGTTGAAAGGTTCGCACTCATCGAGGCGAAGAAACCCTGA
- the LOC118272792 gene encoding purine nucleoside phosphorylase isoform X2, with translation MAPINANDINDAKAFVPAKKVLPEVETDAANGNGNGNSSKGYSYETLLEIANFLLSRISVKPHIGIICGSGMGSLAESITESESISYEDIPNFPVSTVEGHHGKLVFGKISGVPVVAMQGRFHYYEGYPLWKCCLPVRVMKLLGVKTLIATNAAGGLNPAYKIGDVMIVKDHINMMGFAGNNPLHGPNDERFGPRFPPMSKAYNYEYRNIAKEVAKELNIDNIVKEGVYTCLGGPNFETVAELNMLKMVGVDAVGMSTVHEVITARHCDLNVFALSLITNECVTSYDNNDEANHEEVLDVGRMRQDILRLFVNKLVERFALIEAKKP, from the exons ATGGCTCCTATTAACGCGAATGACATAAATGATGCCAAGGCCTTCGTGCCAGCTAAGAAAGTTTTGCCAGAAGTTGAAACAGATGCAGCTAATGGAAATGGAAATGGGAATTCATCGAAAGG ATATTCTTACGAGACTCTACTAGAGATAGCGAATTTCTTGCTGTCTCGCATCTCCGTGAAACCGCACATCGGCATTATTTGCGGCTCTGGGATGG GATCTTTGGCTGAAAGTATCACAGAGTCAGAATCTATCTCGTACGAAGACATCCCCAACTTCCCGGTGAGCACAGTGGAGGGTCACCATGGCAAGCTGGTCTTCGGCAAGATCAGTGGAGTGCCTGTCGTGGCCATGCAGGGTCGGTTCCACTACTACGAGGGATACCCACTATGGAAG TGTTGCTTACCAGTCCGTGTGATGAAGCTACTTGGTGTCAAAACATTGATTGCGACAAATGCTGCTGGAGGCTTAAACCCTGCTTACAAGATTGGTGACGTCATGATCGTGAAGGACCACATCAACATGATGGGCTTCGCTGGAAACAACCCTCTGCATGGACCCAACGATGAGAGGTTCGGCCCTCGGTTCCCACCAATGAGCAAAGCCTACAACTACGAATATAGAAATATTGCCAAAGAG GTAGCCAAAGAGTTAAACATTGACAACATAGTGAAAGAGGGTGTGTACACCTGCCTGGGAGGCCCTAACTTCGAGACGGTGGCCGAGTTAAACATGTTGAAGATGGTCGGAGTCGATGCCGTCGGCATGTCTACCGTGCACGAG GTAATAACAGCGAGACACTGTGACTTGAACGTGTTCGCTTTGTCTTTGATCACGAACGAGTGTGTTACAAGCTACGACAACAATGACGAGGCCAACCACGAGGAGGTGCTGGATGTGGGCCGCATGCGACAAGACATCCTTCGCCTGTTCGTTAACAAACTCGTTGAAAGGTTCGCACTCATCGAGGCGAAGAAACCCTGA